A segment of the Salmo trutta chromosome 3, fSalTru1.1, whole genome shotgun sequence genome:
ctctaagATGTCCTGTTTTCAGAAGGCTGAGGGAGGAggcggagaggaggaagagacccCCCTGGAATGAGCTAAAGGGGAACAGGGGGGAGGGGGAGTCAGGTGCCGATACCAAACATACCCCTACGATGACCCGTACCGCCACCCGGGACATCCAGCCCGAGCCTGGCCTCATCAACCCTGCCTTCGAAGAGAGCGAGGACGGTAAGATGTCACACGTCACTCACTTCCTGATTTGCCCACAACACAAACCAGATAGACGTCACACTAACGTCACTATGTCTGAAGTCTGATTATTGTTGTATGATAATGATAGTCTGTCAGTCTAAGTGAATAGCAGTGAGCTCCCACTGGAAAAAAAATAGGATACTTTCGAAGAATGGACAAATCTATATCCGTGTCAATCGGGGCAACGAAGGTGTAAGGATTTTATGAACGCACccggggagaggaagggagaggaaacaGTCTGTCAGCTGTGTTGACTTTAGGGAAAACCCAAAGCCCCTTTGATGTGGCCATCCCTGACAAGAGAGTCGTCAGACCTGGATAAGACGAGTGCTGATCATTTAGCTGGGGGCTTAGGATTTCAGACACTCCGGCCAAATCCTCCAGAACGTGTAtcaaccagaggaggctggtgggaggagctataggaggacgggctcattgtaatggctggaatggaatcaatggaacggtatcaaacatatggaaactacCACCAGTCCcatgtattccattccagccattacaatgagcctgtcctcctatcgCTCCTCCCACCTAACCTCTGTCTGGTCTAGACTTAGAACCCCTCCAGGGAATTTGTAATGGAATACTGTAGAACAAAGTCCATCAAACCAAAGTAACCTGGCAACACTGGCGATCATTATCGCAGAAATTATTACCTCATCGTGAGTGATTCTTGGGGAATAGGTTGCCACTTGCCCTACTTGATTCAGAACCCCAGGGGTGTGTGTTGGCATTGCACACACAATAAAAGGCAATCATGGACCATTGATATGTGTTTGAGCATATATGAATCTCGGTGAGTGTGTGTGCCCGTGCATGCGTTTGTCTGGTTGTTTGTCTCTGTTTATGTGAACGTGTACCTCCAAAATCATCATGCCCTTGTCTGCCTCCACAGAGACCTCCATGCGGTCCAGCCTGGTGGCCGAGGCCAACGTGGTAGAGATGATTCGGGAGGAGCAGGAGTTGGGCCTGCGTATAGTGGGTGGAAAGGACACGCCCCTGGGGAACATAGTCATCCAGGAGATCATCCGTGACTCACTGGCGGCCCGCGACGGCAGGCTGGCCCCAGGGGACCACATTCTGGAGGTGAGACAGGTTCCTCACTGTAAATAATAGAGGGATAGGTTACAGGCCGCTCCCCTCCTTCCCATCATCTTATGTAGCTTTAGTGCCGTAGCCGTATACTTTGAAATGCCCACCTTGACGATGGTAATGGCTGCACTTTTTGTAGATGGCGCTTTATAAGAAGCTTTGACCTATTATTCCACAcaaacaccctattcccttgggTTCCCATGATCCTCAGTAAATGGGGGGGAATTTGTTGGTGGGGAAGTAGATATTCAGAATGAACGGGTCTCTGGATTCATGGTAACATGTGTGACAGAGATCTGTTCTCCAAGCAGGCCCATGAAATAGGGTTTTGAAACGCTCACTGTTGAGCTATTGCCGTTTCAGGCCGAGCCCCATCTTCTGGAAGGCCAAAGTTCACCTGCTTGCAGACAGGCTCTGTCTGGATTTcttcaatgttttatttttcttGGTCAGAAAGGGCTGATTATGACACATAGTCTAGTGATATTATGGCTATGGTCCTGGTTGTAAATGGGCCAAAAGGCTAAGGAAGATTACGTGCTAGTGGTGAGGGTGTCTCAACACACAAGACCACTCGCTTGATGGTCTGCGTGCTccgtgttgcttgtcctatgttgctctgcatgtgctaattgtctgtctgtattgtaattgttttgcCCAGAGACTTTTACTGAAACTTTGatttaatgtgcactgtccctgtaaaaatcgAAATAAACTCAAATCTGGTTTCCACCCAGAGGGTAAAACTAGGGTACAGAGATGGTATATCTTTTGAAGGGGGTTTCACAAAGATACAGCTTCCTTTCTTCCCAGaagcctgctccctctctcctcctcggaTTTCTCCTCCCCCCGGCTGTCTGGCAAGGGTACATGACAATGCCTGAGCCCATCTCTTCCTCTGGGCTGACCAATCACAAATTTAGACTGAAAACACTCATCTCACCCCTACTAGCTGCCTTGGTAGCAGTAATATAACCGCTGACTTTTTGGGGTCCTTTGTGGACAGCTATTGGCTGTAAAGAGAGATGTGTGACAGAGCGgagattgcgttcttcatttgtTGAAATTGAATCCCTCGCTTCCCCCTGAGTCAATGTATTGATTTTTTTAAGAAGGGCTTCTCTCGGATGAGGTTTGTGTAGCTGGAATTGGTCCAATAATTTTGTACACCTACTCACCCAAAGGTAGATGCAATGCCTCGAGCAACATGAGTCGAGGTACCTGTGGATTTTGGCTGTACAGATGGAGGCACAGCTCTTAGTATTTTTAAAGTGGTATGTCTACCTCTATTGATTTTCTGATTGCTAAAAACGGTGATGTCAATAGTTTTGAATGACATGAGGGCAACCTGAAACATCAATGTTTTTCATCATACAATCAATACCAGTTTAAAAGGAACTAGTTACACCTCTATCCTATGACGTATTGATCAAGATAGAATTATGTAGAACAGCAGGAAGCATTTTAATTTGGCTCTCCATCAGCGCAGGGACCAGTCACTTCGCACAGCTGTCGATACTCTATGTATATTTAGTCTACCTGCAGTGTTCCAGAGGGATGCTGTATCAGTGGCCGTGTTGCTGACCGTGTGGTGTTTCTAGGTGAATGACGTCAGCCTGGCGTCTATCCCACACGGCCGGGCCATCTCCGTGCTGGGGCGGCCCTGCCCTCTGCTCAGACTCATCGTCATGCAGGAGAAGGGCTTCAACCCCCGTCACCCGCAACGCCCTGGCCTCGAGCACCACACTCCCCCTTCCACCATCATGGCCGCCgcctcccctccctctcacagTCCCCATGGCACCACCCACAACCAGGGTACGGTGATCCAGGTGACGCTGGTGAAGAGGGATCGCTCGGCGCCGCTGGGCATCAAGCTGATCCGCAAGTCGGACGAGACGGGGGTCTTCATTCTGGACCTGCTGGCGGGGGGGCTGGCGGCCAAGGATGGGAAACTATGCAACAATGACAAGGTGCTGGCCATCAACGGGCAAGACCTGAGACACGGCACCCCAGAGAACGCAGCACAGATCATACAGGTAGGTCTTCTGTAGTAGACAGGTTACATCACATCCATTTCATGGAGACCAAAGCACGAGACATTATGGAAATAGGATTTATTATAATCTCTTACGGAAACATTGACGTTCATGTTAGCAGAGGTTCCCATGATATATTTGCTGGCTGTGTAATGATTGTGAggcctgaactgtgtgtgtgtgtataatgcgtGTGTCTACAGGCCAGTGAGGTGCGGGTGAACTTTGTGGTGATGAGGCAGCCGGAGCCCCAGGAGGAGGGGGGCAGTGGGGGAGAGGGGCAGGGCCGAGTGGCTAGGAGGGCTCCAGAACCCCAGTACTTCAGACGCCCCTCCACCTACATGAAGGTAAACAATCTCCTCCCCGGATGTTTAGAACTTACAAATCACTGTACTACAAACTGCTGTATGTTGGTGTGTGCACACATGATCCTAAAAGCTTCTCATGTTTACATAATGTAATCAAGGCACCACGGTCGATCAGTCACACCCCAGCCCTCTGTCACCAGTCCAGGCTACCTAGCACGTCCACAGAAGCCCACAGGGGCCTTGGGAGCAGACCGACACCTGTGTCCCTGGTCCGGGGATAAAAGCCCTTCTCTGGGGCCTGCTCACTCCTGATCAAAAGGTCCAGAGTGCTGCCTCACCATGTTCTATTTGTTTGTTGCTTTGGGTGGCAGAGGATCAAAGCTGGTGATGGTTAGCTTTCACCTGCAGAGCCCAGGCTTTGAGTGTTGCTGGGTGTGAAGGGTTCCCTgctggagggaggaagagggagggctctcctcctcccccaccccctcctcccctccccaaccCCCTCTGATGGTTAACAGACTCCAGAGAGAGAACAACAAGGACGCTGGCAGGAGCTGTGGATGTCGACACGTGCACTCGGGAGCCGAGTGTCGATCCTTGCACATTACCTCTGGGTTTGAGTCCGCAGCTGCATCTGACATGTTGCTGCTTACATTGGTTTGGACAAGCGGTTTGACAAGGAATCAATTAAGTCAAAAGATCCTTCTCAGTTGTAGGAAATGGAGAGGGGCAGATGATGAGCAGCACACCCCAGAAGGAATGCCGAGTCAGGCATATTGTGCTACTTTTCTTTGATGCCAGTCTTTTCTATGATGACCAGAAATAATTCTTATGAAGTCGTTTTGATCTTCAGAACAAGAAGCACATCTAAATAGCCTACTGCATGCTCCTCGTCAATGTAAAGCAAATGAAGGGTTCTTCCTGGTGTTTCCCAGGATCCACCAGGGGGCTTCTCCAGCCAGGAGAAGATGGTGAGTCTGAAGAAGGAGCCAAGACTCTCCCTGGGCATCACCATCGCTGGGGGGAGGGACTGCCGCAGCCGCCTGCCCGTCTACATCACCAGTGTCCAGCCTGTCGGCTGCCTGCACCGAGACGGCACTATCAAAAAAGGTACACttgggatatacagtgcattcggaaagtattcaaaccccttgacttgtttctcatcaatctacacacaatacccaataatgacaaagagaaaacaggttttagaaatgtttgtaaatgtattaaaaataaaaaaaacagcagaACCTAATTTACAAAAGCATtatgaccctttgctatgagacttgaaattgagctcaggtgcatcggcAGCaggtgattagagcgttgggccagtaacccaggttgctggatcgaatccccaagctgacaaggtaaaaatctgtcgttcttcccctgagcaaggcagttaacccactgttccctgggcgccgaagacgtggatgttgattaaggcagccccccgcacctctctgattcagaggggttgggttaaatgcggggagacacatttcagttgaatacattcagttggacaactgactaggtatctccctttccctttcttgtttccattgatcatccttgagagtttctacaacttcattcacctgtggtaaattcaattgattggacatgatttggaaaggcaaacacctgtctatataaggtcccacagttgacagtacatgtcagaccaaacaccaagccatggggtcgaaggaattgtccgtggagctcagagacaggattatgtcggcacagatctggggaagggtaccaaaacatttctgcagcatttaaggtccccatgaacacagtggcctccatcattcttaaatggaagaagtttggaaccaccaggactcgtagagctggccgctcggccaaactgagcaatcgagggagaagggtcttggtcagggaagtgaccaagaacccaatggtcactctgacagacctccagagttcctctgtggagatgggataaccatctctgcagcactccaacaatcagacctttttatggtagagtggccaaacggaagccactcctcagtaaaaggcacatgacagcccgcttggagtttgccaaaagaaacctaaaggactctcagaccatgagaagcaagattctctagtctgatgaaaccaagattgaactcttggcctgaatgccaagcgtcacgtttggaggaaacctggcaccatccctacggtgaagcatggtggtggcagcatcatgctgtggggatgtttttcagcagcaggactgggagactagtcaggatcgagggaaagataaacagagcgaagtacagagatccttaatgaagtcctgagcactctggagcaggttatcagactggggcaaaggttcaccttgcaacaggacaacgaccctaagcacacagccaagacaacgctggaatggcttcgggacaagtctatgaatgtcattgagtggcccagctcgAGTCCGGACTCTCTttagtactgactaaagggtctgaatacttatgtaaatgtgatatttcagtttattttttactttttatacatttgcaaaaatgtctaaaaacctgtttttgctttgtcattatggggtattgtgtatagtttgatgaggaaaaaaatacaatttaatccattttaaactAAGACTAAtgtaaaaatgtggaaaaagtcaaggggtctgaatactttctgaatgcactgtatgctttCATATAACCACCAAACCAGTGACCATTATCAGTCATGGTTTTGATAGGACATGACCGTTTTCATTCCATACATTGACCCCATGTAGCATGGCTAATGTTCAGATTTAAATGCTTAAGGGGATAATTCTGTTAGTGAAGGGGTAGACAATATGCATACCTCTTGCACGCTTAACGGGAAAACCTTTTGATGTAAGGCCAGCTTTGCATGCAGAGGCTACATTTTCTTgacatggttctgatttctgtcgCCCAGGGGATGTCTTGCTGAGCATCAATGGCGTGGATCTGACCCAGCTGACTTACAATGAGGCGGTGTCGGTGCTGAAGGCCCAGACGGCTCAGGCCCAGGTGGTCCTCAGGGTCATCCAGACCATCTCAGAAGACCCAGGAGATGAGGGGGAGGCCGCCAAGGAGGCAATGGAGTCTGTGGAAAATCCAAGGGAGGATGACACCGACTGGGCCCAGTTGTGGACCCGCTGGCTGGGGCTTCCCAGGTAAGCACACACACTAACCATTGGTTGGCAAATAACTTAACTCAAGTTTGCATGACCTCAAGTTTGCATTTCTTCAAATCCAATGTGTCATGAGTAAAGCTTGTACTCAACACTTCAGTAGTTGGACAATACTAGCAGGCAATATTAGTCTGAACAGTGTGATAATGCTTGGACAGTCTGTTGCATCGGAAAAGTACCCTATCACTTGTTTCAGGTGGCCATTTAAAACACGGAGGTCTTCATTTTGGGCTTATGAAATCACAcggacactttttttttttgagcgtcactttctctcctccttaGTCACATGCACTGGTGCCGTGACATCGTGTTGCTGAAGACCAATCAGGAGAGCTGGGGCTTCAGCATTGTGGGCGGCTTCGAGGAGAACCACGGACAGCAGCCGTTCTTCATCAAGACCATCGTGCCTGGTACACCCGCCCACCTCGACGGACGCCTCAAGTGAGTTGCTTCACACGGCCAGTGCTAGTTTCTTATAATAAACCTCAGTGAGAAAACGCATGTCGTTACTATCTGGGTGGGTGAAGGAGTGTAGGAGCAGTGAGAAGGGAGTTATGTTTTGGTAAGCCTGCCCTGTTCTTTGATAAGGCATGTACTCCCTTTCGTGCAGGCTTGCCTCCCCAAGGACAGGATTGAACAGAAATACCTGGTTTCACCATTTTTAATTCAACTGAGAGCAGAGATGGAGCCAGCCTGGTATCCAGTGCTCGCTCATTTAGATGTGATTCTCCTGTAGAAGTCCATCATATTTAGACCTTAATGCACAGCTGTTAGGAGACTGATTATGGTGGCGGGTAGGTCATTGTTTTGCATTTATTGTGCCCATCTCTGTGCCCCATGTTTACTGACTGTCCCTCTGTGTTGTCTCTAGGTGTGGTGATGAGATTGTGGCTGTGAACGGAGCCACCACGGTGGGCATGAACAACTCGTCCCTCATCCCCATGCTCAAGCTGCAGAAGAATAAAGTCACACTGACTGTGGTGTCCTGGCCGGGGAGCCTGGTGTAGACACGCATGCGTACGCACAcgaagatacacacacacacacacacaccgcacccCCAGCCTTCCTCAGCTCCTGTCTCCACTGAGCCGCTTGTCTCTGCACACACCACCCTAGAATCTCATTGGTGACATTCTTGGAAGATGGTTACTTCTCTGATTAATTGTTAATTTCACTAGGTAATCTCTTCTGATGTTGATTGTAATCTAGTTGAATTTGCACATTGCCCTAGCTGACTAGTGTGACTGAATTTCACTTTTTAGTTGTTTCATTGCactggttgttgtttttgttgttgttactcaAAAGGGCAGTTGATTTTCTGGCTGAACAAATCGGGCTTATCAGGGTGAAGGATGAATTGACCATCAAAAattggaatccttaatggtggaAACAGCCACatctgtttatatatatatatatatatatatataaacagatcactcactcactggccagtttattaggtacaccccgTTCACAAATTGATccctcctacagacagtgagtcatgtaGCTGGggtttgctatataaagcaggcaaaCAGGctttgaggcattcagttactgtttgattgagtgctagaatgggcaaaaatagtgatatttgagcgtggtatgatcgttggTGCCAGGCATGTCAGATCCAGTATCGCAGAAATGGCCGCCCTTCTTGGCTTTCACGCACGACAAtgtctagggtttaccaagaatggtgcgacaaacaaaagaCATCCAATCAGCAGCAGTCTTGTGGgagaaaacagctcgttgatgagggGTCGAAGGATagtggcaagaatcgtgcaagctaacaggcgggccacaaacagacacaaaTAATGGCGCAGAACAGCATCTCGGAATGCACAACTCGTCTATCCACAGACTCCAACATAACAgtgagttcagtttacttgagtggcctgcgcagtccccagacctcaacccaatagatcatctttgggatgagatggaacggccTGTTCGCAGCATGCATGTAccgccgtccaatctgcagcaactgcatgatgccatcgcgtcagcatgtaccaacatccctgtggaatttttccaacaccttgtagaatacccaaataattcaggctgttctggaggcaaaggggggtccgacctggtacttgatgggtgtacctaatataCAATCAGAGGTCGGTTTATCTGCGATATTACAACAAAGAAGTTTCTGAAAACAACCAACactttttttttccccccctcattaCACGCTCGATAAAATCGCACAATATGTATGTACTGCAATATTTTTTTACATGCTGTGCAACGTGCCTCAGTTtggcaacaaaaacaataacagcgGTGGTAGGGTGGCCAGTGGCACTGTTTCCCCCCTACTGCAGATTCCATCTTTAAGTGTAAACTGGAAGGAGCTTTACTGTTTTGGAATTATTGTTTTTACCCTGTCTTGAATgatttaaacattttgtttttagcAGATTTTGCTTACCTGTTCACAATACCCATTTGTTCCCCCCCATTTGTTAATGGTGATTTGAATTATTCAATGCTGGGATATATTTGTAGATTTCAAATTCCATGGGGGGAAAATGGCATATTTTAGGCTATGAAACATATCCTCATAATTCCACAGTTAATTAAGATATATTTAATATACCTAATCAATTAGGAAAGGGTGACAGTTGACCAAGTCACATGTACCCATCCTCTTCAACACCTTCTGcctttttatttttgtacatttaGATTTTAACAGATACTGTGTTTTATCCATATATATCTACAAGGATGTTCTAGTGGCTTCTGGTTTTTAAGAATGCTTTATTTCCTATACAACTGCACTGTAATAATCTCTTACATTTTTGTGCATTGCCTCATACCGAATGTGTTTGATTAATGTGGGTGCCTTGTACATGTTGAAGGACAAAAAAGTTCAAACACTTGCCTTAATTGCCACAACCAAAatgatctgtttttttttcttaaagcTCCCACCTCATTTTCTTACCAATGATAAAGTGGAGGGATGATCTGTTCAATGTTATTTAGTTCAAATGTTCACAGAAGGAGCCAGGAGGAGATCAGAGCTGCTGGCCGTAGTTGGAGTTTTAGATTGACTTCCACTGTTCTTTTCAAGGTGTCATAAAACACTACAGGCCTTTCATTAAACCCTGTGAATGTGATGGAAGCCCTCTGTATAGTTTAATATTTGAGAAATGTAGACATTTTATCCTGTGTAATGGATCATCCCCGGGTTTCATAATGTTCTTAAACCTCATATCTGTGTCTTTTTTGTATTTTATACATAATATTTACAAAGCACTTAAAGCTTCTCAGATTGTATTGAATGGCTTTTAAAGTCCAGCACTTAAACAAGTATATTCCTCCACGGCCGTTCCTCCACAGGCTCTGGGGCCTAGTGCCTCTCAATGGGCCTTGCTTTACTTTTGGTATCCTGGCCTCTGGCTGTCCTGTGGCTGGGGGGGTATCAGTCATCTGGAGGGGGAAGTGGGCCAGGCGTGTCGCCACGAGAGCTTTAGGAGGAATGTAAATCAGGACGGTGGAGTCGCAGAGCAAGCAGCAGAGGACTCAAGGACGGCTTCAAATCATGCCTGGTTTTCCAGCAAGGCCTCAATTTCAGCTCAGTGAAAAATATAAGGGATGACATGGTGGGTTAGAAACTGTTACGTAAGTATCTATATTGATCAATAAAAAGCTTATACATATCTCATTTCTTATCGTTACTGCAATCTAATGAAAACATAAGCAGGAGTTGTGGGTGGTTGCTGGCACCTGCAGAGGATGTTGAGAAACAGCTGTTGTGTTGGCATACTTAGACACCAGCAGAAACAGTTAGTCCCTCAGTTGAATACCTAAAATGCAAGCATTTCAGTTTAAATGAGACCAACATTCTTGGTTAGATGATGCCGCTGGACCATAGCAAAATCaatccctctctttccccacaaGGAATGTGATACATTTGTTACATAATGTGATTGCAAGTACAATCAATTAACTTCAACACTCAATATGTGATACTTTAAAAGCGTTTCAATCGTGTTTGTGGGTGAATATTGGACCACACTTCTTCGTCTCATACTGGGATGAGGAAAATTGGAAATATATAATAAAGGGTCTGGTTGTATTCAAAAAGACAATTTAGCTGAGATGTGACAGAGATTGAACCAAGAGCTGAATTACATGAATCCAAAATGGTTAGACCCGCTGTACACTACTACACACTCATTGCTCATCTCTCATGGTGTGTCAGTCTGCCCTCTGGAGGACACGGAAGGAAAGTCCCATCTCCACATGGTCACTTACTGTCTAAACTTCCCTCAATTGATTGTGTATGATCTTTGACATTAATATTAGGCTTTTGCAAAGCATACTACAACTTACACAACCCAAGTGGTACTCCATTAGATTGGAGGGGTGCTTAATACAGTACTGGTAGAAAAGTAAAGTAATGATCCTGTAGACCAGGGGTATTAAACTCACCCTGTGAGATCCGGATCCTGCTGGTTCTGTTcaacctgataattaattgcactcacctggtttcccaggtctaaatcagtccctgattagaggggaacaatgaaagaaATGCAGTGGttctggctttgaggtccagagttgagcaCTCTAGACCTGATTTCTTCATCCCAACTTCAACGGGACAATGTGAACAATAAATCCAAGAACAAAGAGGGTCTATAAAACAACCCTCTACTCATCACAATGAAACCCACCACTCCAGTGTATGTATGGGGGTAGTGATATAGTAACCTATTAGATTTTGGCTACAAACTCAGGGGCCACAGTTCCATTCCCTGAAAGTGCTAGCTATTTATGGTAATAGTATTCCAAATGTGTCAAGTCATTACAGGCCATCTTGTTAAGTTAACGATTCAGCACCTTGTTAAACATGACAAATTGGCAGGTTTCAGTAGCAGGCTGTGGGTAAAGTACATTACCACGAATAAGATGATCTGTATAACTTAAATGATACTGAATGATTTAGCATACGGCAGTAAGGTAAGCATGTCAACAGTTAGCATGTGGTTGTCAGTTGGACCAACTTCAAGACTCTGGGAGAAAATTCAAAATCaacaatttatttcagctttccatAGGGATTGAGTTGTCATGACAAACATTTACAAGTACTCTGTAACAGGGCCAATACAAGTGAGCATATGTCAACCTTAACAAGTACACCCAGTTCTCTGACTGTGGTTCACCTAACGTTCCAGTGGCACTATAACACAGCAAAACTCTCAGCTACTAGTGAAGGACACAACACTAAGGCCTTACAGATTCAGCGATAGAAATTCAAAAGGTCATATCCGATcgagctgacatatgcagcgtttaccgtgaacgcAGTCTCCACtaaagcgggaacattgccttgaaatgtcaatcacgctgtaaagctgaacttcaGCGATGCGGATTGAATAGTGCACTAAGGCTGGACAAAATTAATAACTAAGGAAACGTTTATTTCAATATGTCATGTTCTCTAGGCTGTATGTGTGTTTTTAACAAGGACAAAACACATTATAGGAAAATACAAAACTATAAAATGAACAAAGACAAAGCTGCAATAAAAagattgacaaaaaaaaaattggacATGGAAGTGCCAAGTTGGAGTCTTTGTTTCCAACAGTACATCATAAAGATAAGTAGCCATCTCACATTAAACTGGATGACACTTTTTAACCTTTTTCTCTTTAGTTGGCAAAACCACACAAATAACATGCATCACTAGTGTCATTGTAAAATTACTCAGAACCTCAGTTTGACCATCCTCTGAAATCAGGACATTTTGACGAGCTTAAGTGCAATTTTCTGTCCTAACTCTGGCATCACATACATTGTAAATGATATGGCTTACTAGGTAAACAGGCCCATATAAACTGGTAAGAGACATCGTTCATAAACAAAACTATGGTACAGCATTATCTTGACAAAACAAATCAAAGATCTAAATAACAACGTAAACAACAGCGTACCACTGTACAGTTTATCCTAACATATTTACAGGTTCGTTTAAATTCTCCTGTACAGAGGGGTCATTTCAAAGTAAAGAAAAAACATGATGCTGTTAAATAGTAAGTTAGGCAAATTCAAGCATCCCATCTACTTTTTGTTTCAAAGAAGAATTGATTTGAGGAAAGTAAACCCAATAACCAGAATTTGAACTTGGTGGGCTACAAAATGCTGGTCTCCTCCTGTCTTATATATAACATTGTTTATTGTTTTACATAAGGCGATGATGCTCTAGGTGTCCAATACTGATACGATACATGGCCTCGATTAATGATGGCTCTTTGGGCTAAATGCACTTTTCAacagtatatttttgttcaatcaCTAGTTGTATTACACACAACAAAAGGGGGCATTTTTCTA
Coding sequences within it:
- the lnx2b gene encoding ligand of Numb protein X 2b, which encodes MTEPMVPSSSAGLTWAKMCKECGQQHEGGQENHLYEYQDEVDDELVCHICLQPLLHPMDTPCGHTYCFQCLSSFLKEQDFCPVDRQQLQLHHCRPSSLLVKNLLDKLTVLCPHQAECQQQMQRCELQPHLHNRCPVFRRLREEAERRKRPPWNELKGNRGEGESGADTKHTPTMTRTATRDIQPEPGLINPAFEESEDETSMRSSLVAEANVVEMIREEQELGLRIVGGKDTPLGNIVIQEIIRDSLAARDGRLAPGDHILEVNDVSLASIPHGRAISVLGRPCPLLRLIVMQEKGFNPRHPQRPGLEHHTPPSTIMAAASPPSHSPHGTTHNQGTVIQVTLVKRDRSAPLGIKLIRKSDETGVFILDLLAGGLAAKDGKLCNNDKVLAINGQDLRHGTPENAAQIIQASEVRVNFVVMRQPEPQEEGGSGGEGQGRVARRAPEPQYFRRPSTYMKDPPGGFSSQEKMVSLKKEPRLSLGITIAGGRDCRSRLPVYITSVQPVGCLHRDGTIKKGDVLLSINGVDLTQLTYNEAVSVLKAQTAQAQVVLRVIQTISEDPGDEGEAAKEAMESVENPREDDTDWAQLWTRWLGLPSHMHWCRDIVLLKTNQESWGFSIVGGFEENHGQQPFFIKTIVPGTPAHLDGRLKCGDEIVAVNGATTVGMNNSSLIPMLKLQKNKVTLTVVSWPGSLV